A stretch of DNA from Candidatus Pseudomonas phytovorans:
GTTGCGCGGTCAGGCCAGCGCCACGCAGCAAAAGGTCGGCGTATTCGCCGCTCAGGATCGGCCCCAGATCGAAGTCTTTGAACATGGGAATCACCCTATCGGGTCAAGGGGCAGCAGTCGTTCGCAACCGGTGTGGGGGGCGGCTGGGTCATGGCCCGCCGCTCTTGTCCGGTACAGGGTCAGTCGGCTTGCGGGCGGGTGGTCTGCAGCCCGCCGGGTACCTGCAGGGTGGGGGTGATTTCCATGTGGCCGACGTTCATCGCCACCGGTGCGGCAATGGCGAAAGCAATCGCCTCGGCGATGTCGCCGGCAACGGGCAGTTCGAAACCGTCGATGAATCTGGCGCGGGTTTCGGCAGCGTTGCCATGCACGTGTTCAAAGATGTCGGTGGCCACGCGGCCCGGGCAGACCTCGGTAACCCGCACACGCTTGCCGAACACGTCGATGCGCAGGTTGCGCGACAGCATGCTCACCGCCGCCTTGGTAGCGTGGTAGGTGCTGTTGCCGCCGAAGTTGTAGGCGCCGGCGATGGAGCTGATGTTGATCACGTGCCCGCGGTCGCGGGCCACCATGCCTGGCACCAGCAGGCGGGTGAGGTGCAGCACAGCGCGCAGGTTGACGTCGATCAGCGCATCGATGCCGTCGGCGGTGGCGTTGAGGATCGAGCCGGGCCGGTCGACACCGGCGTTGTTGACCAGGATGTCGATGTCCAGGCCTTCGACCACCTGGGTGACTGCGGCCAGGTCGGCTACGTCCACTGCATGCACGATGCAGCCAGTGCGCTCGGCCAACTCGCCTAGCTTGTCGGCGCTGCGGGCCAGGGCATGGACGGTAATGCCTTCACGGCTCAGGCGTTCGACTGTGGCAGCGCCGATGCCGGAGGAAGCGCCGGTGACCAGCGCGGTTTTGTAATCGGAAAATGGCATGTGGCCGTCCCTCATCGAATGGTTCACCCTGCAGCAGGAGGGCGTTGAATTGACTCTAAAGCCCTGGGCCGATTGTCGAACAAGACGGTTTGGCTCTCGGGTAATAAGTGTTTCTTATCCGTGCACGATTGTGGTGCGCTGCTCAATCGAACAGTCTGGAAAGGGGCACGATTTGCCCACCACCGTGCTCGATTTCGTGGCGGATATCCCAGGCCAGCTCCAGCGCATTGGCATTGTCGCCATGCAGCAGGATCGAACATGCAGGTACTGCAATTACCTCGCCGGTGTAGCAGGTCACGGTGCCGCTATCGAGGAACTGCCGCACGCGCTCGCGCACTAGCGCCGGGTCCTTGATCACCGAGTCCGGCAGCGCGCGGGGCACAAGCAGGCCGTGTTTGTCGTAGGCCCGGTCGGCAAGGAAGGTGGTGGCGATACGCAAGCCGTGCTTCTCGGCGGCTCGCTCCATCGCTTGGCTGGTGGAGGAACTGACGATCAGTTGCGGGTCGAAGGCCTTCACCGCCAGCAGCAGGGCATCGGCCAGCTCCGCGTCGGCGGCCACCCGGTTGCCCAGGGCGCCGTGGAAGCTCATGTGGGTCAGCTGGTGACCGTTGACCTTGGCCATGCCGGCCAGCGCGCCGAGCTGGTAGGTGACATAGGCCTGCAATTCGCGAATATCCACCTGCATGGGCCGGCGGCCGAAACCGAGCAGGTCGGGATAGCCCACGTGGCCACCCAGGTCGATGCCCTTGGCCAGTGCCAGGCGGGTGATGGTGTCCATGATCAGTGGGTCGCCGGCATGGAAGCCGCAGGCCACGTTGGCCGAAGAAATGATATCCATCAGGGCTTCGTCTTCGCCCATTTTCCAGGGGCCGAAGCCCTCGCCCAGGTCTGCGTTCAGGTCGATGCGCATCGGTTCAAGCTCCTGTTCTTGTCAGTGCCAGCACGGGTTTTCCGTAATCCACCAGCTGCCCGTCGGCCACCAGGTAATCCCCAGCGGTGCCTTCCATATCCGCAGTGACCGCGAGCAGTTGCTCGCCCACGGCGATTACGCCGACCACATCACCTGCCCGTATTGCCTGGCCCGGGTTTACCTGAGGTGTGTCGCGTGTCGGGTGGCGGGCATGGAAATGGCCGCAGCCCTTGGCGCTGATACTGGCGGGCGGCAAGGGTGCCGGCGGCGCAGCCGTGGTGGCGTTTACCGGTGCACCGGCGTTTGTGCCGGCGCTGCGCTGCAGGCGGAGCTCGAATTGCGCGGTCTTCAGTTCGATCCGGGCGAGCCCGGCGTTGCTCATCCAGCCGATCAACTGGCGAAGTTTGTCGATGTGCATATTCAGTTCCCTGCCTGACGTTGCTTGAGCCAGTGTTCCAGGTGATGGATGTCCACGGTGCCCTCGGTAAAGGCCGGGTCCTGCAAAATGTCGCGGTGCAGCGGCAGGTTGCTGGCGATGCCCTCGATGCGGAACTGTGCAAGCGCCGTGCGCATTCGGGCCATCGCCTGCTCGCGGGTGGTGCCGTGGGTGATCAGCTT
This window harbors:
- a CDS encoding SDR family oxidoreductase codes for the protein MPFSDYKTALVTGASSGIGAATVERLSREGITVHALARSADKLGELAERTGCIVHAVDVADLAAVTQVVEGLDIDILVNNAGVDRPGSILNATADGIDALIDVNLRAVLHLTRLLVPGMVARDRGHVINISSIAGAYNFGGNSTYHATKAAVSMLSRNLRIDVFGKRVRVTEVCPGRVATDIFEHVHGNAAETRARFIDGFELPVAGDIAEAIAFAIAAPVAMNVGHMEITPTLQVPGGLQTTRPQAD
- a CDS encoding 5-oxoprolinase subunit PxpA, giving the protein MRIDLNADLGEGFGPWKMGEDEALMDIISSANVACGFHAGDPLIMDTITRLALAKGIDLGGHVGYPDLLGFGRRPMQVDIRELQAYVTYQLGALAGMAKVNGHQLTHMSFHGALGNRVAADAELADALLLAVKAFDPQLIVSSSTSQAMERAAEKHGLRIATTFLADRAYDKHGLLVPRALPDSVIKDPALVRERVRQFLDSGTVTCYTGEVIAVPACSILLHGDNANALELAWDIRHEIEHGGGQIVPLSRLFD